In one Candidatus Nomurabacteria bacterium genomic region, the following are encoded:
- a CDS encoding tetratricopeptide repeat protein gives MAVIAISVTWLIGQRALAEMRFTNAVSQFRTNGNLDEVMNKIQSANELNPLSDVYTRNLAQANLVKAARLIQTKATDEDANKINAAIKEAVDQGIEATKVNPRNVDNWSNLGLMYQSVASFVRGADEYAIKYYSEASKLEPQNPVFLTEIGKLYLLRADAYRSAIGTADAAKKAEAEKGVQENLALSEDFLKKAITAKPDYLAARYQLGVVYERQNRVKDAVGELEKVLVLNNKDVGVAFELSILYYRDGRKDQSRDLLEKIVQFAPDNANARWYLAALQEEQGLYEKALATLKPVQDLYPDSDAVKQRVNSISAAKAAQEAPKPQALPEPIQESIQTQSPSTPVQP, from the coding sequence ATGGCTGTTATCGCTATTTCTGTCACATGGCTTATTGGTCAACGTGCATTAGCAGAAATGCGTTTTACTAATGCTGTAAGTCAGTTTAGAACAAACGGCAATCTCGATGAGGTGATGAACAAGATACAGTCAGCGAATGAGCTCAACCCACTTTCTGATGTGTATACACGTAATCTTGCACAGGCAAATCTTGTAAAAGCAGCAAGACTTATCCAAACAAAGGCAACAGACGAAGATGCAAATAAGATCAACGCGGCTATCAAAGAAGCCGTTGACCAAGGCATCGAGGCGACAAAAGTAAATCCACGCAATGTAGATAATTGGTCCAACCTTGGTTTGATGTATCAATCGGTCGCGAGCTTTGTCCGTGGAGCCGATGAGTATGCTATTAAATACTATAGCGAAGCCTCAAAACTCGAGCCTCAAAACCCAGTATTCCTCACAGAAATCGGTAAGCTCTATCTTTTGCGCGCGGATGCCTATCGTTCCGCTATCGGCACAGCTGATGCAGCAAAAAAGGCAGAAGCGGAAAAAGGCGTCCAAGAAAACCTTGCTCTTTCAGAAGATTTCTTAAAGAAAGCGATAACAGCAAAGCCAGACTATCTTGCAGCTCGTTATCAGCTCGGTGTTGTTTATGAACGTCAAAATCGCGTAAAAGATGCCGTTGGCGAATTAGAAAAGGTCCTTGTCCTTAATAACAAAGACGTAGGTGTCGCCTTCGAATTATCCATTCTCTACTACCGTGATGGACGTAAGGATCAGAGTCGCGATCTTTTAGAAAAGATAGTCCAGTTTGCACCTGATAATGCAAATGCACGATGGTATCTTGCAGCTCTTCAAGAAGAGCAGGGTCTCTACGAAAAAGCTCTTGCAACCCTTAAGCCAGTACAAGATCTTTATCCAGATAGCGATGCGGTAAAACAACGCGTCAATAGCATCTCAGCTGCAAAAGCAGCGCAAGAAGCTCCAAAGCCACAAGCGCTTCCTGAGCCAATTCAAGAATCTATTCAAACACAAAGCCCTTCTACACCCGTGCAACCATAA
- a CDS encoding 30S ribosomal protein S20, producing the protein MPQKHAAIKDLRKNARRAVRNARMKTHVKSLTKQLKEAVKKGEPQTKELVVKLQSASAKASKNFVIHKNKARRLVSAAMKSVATK; encoded by the coding sequence ATGCCACAAAAGCATGCAGCCATTAAGGATCTTCGTAAAAACGCTCGTCGCGCAGTGCGCAACGCCCGCATGAAGACCCATGTAAAAAGCCTTACTAAACAGCTTAAAGAAGCTGTTAAGAAAGGTGAACCACAAACAAAAGAACTTGTGGTCAAACTTCAAAGCGCTAGCGCAAAAGCTAGCAAGAACTTTGTTATCCATAAGAACAAAGCACGTCGCTTAGTAAGCGCTGCAATGAAATCCGTTGCAACAAAGTAA
- a CDS encoding M23 family metallopeptidase, whose product MSTTPNPLIRLATRAILATLRGLNAVRRAFLSIIRPTGPFFAKIGGFLGKWLIRPLYRLIMTIRLRINKVSVTTRGFLFSVFTNRYAFHAVLLVITAVSVYSQLQAKGAIALDAGQRSLLYTLVTDGRDTIVEERVYTDNTVNNTQYLADAGVIEAVPAIDFDYGDSEIADTSVPGSIAVLPEHEVLEGHEAITLTRTKTEDYVVKEGDVIGSIARDYGVNVGTILWANNLTVRSLIKPGMTLRIPPVSGVLHKVAKNETLSKVAKLYGVDEEAITKANNLELNQLSVGAELIIPGGSPVSSATPVAVKQPGTSIKADVPISRIAGKAVDVYQEISGKDDSRPKPADIVEDAPTTKLLWPTRLRQINQYYGWNHTGLDIEGDYTDPIYASEDGVVTTSGWNSGGYGMQIIIEHPNGFKTRYAHASKIFVKVGQKVKRGEVIAMVGTTGRSTGTHLHYEVYLNGIRLNPLKYTK is encoded by the coding sequence ATGTCTACTACCCCCAATCCACTCATACGTCTCGCGACGCGCGCCATCCTAGCCACCCTCCGTGGCCTTAATGCCGTGCGCCGCGCTTTTTTATCTATCATCCGCCCTACAGGACCATTTTTTGCTAAGATTGGCGGTTTTTTGGGTAAATGGCTGATTCGCCCGCTTTATCGTCTTATCATGACGATCCGTCTCCGTATTAATAAAGTCAGCGTAACAACGAGAGGCTTTCTCTTTTCAGTATTTACCAATCGTTACGCTTTTCATGCTGTTTTACTCGTAATTACAGCGGTCTCTGTTTATAGTCAGTTACAAGCAAAAGGCGCTATCGCTTTAGATGCTGGTCAACGCAGCCTTCTCTACACCCTTGTTACGGATGGTCGCGACACCATCGTTGAAGAACGTGTCTATACAGACAATACCGTTAATAATACCCAATATCTTGCCGACGCTGGTGTTATTGAAGCCGTGCCTGCTATTGATTTTGATTATGGTGATAGCGAAATTGCCGACACATCGGTTCCGGGCTCGATTGCTGTCTTGCCTGAGCACGAAGTACTTGAAGGACACGAAGCTATTACTCTCACTCGCACGAAAACAGAAGACTATGTCGTAAAAGAAGGCGATGTTATCGGCTCTATTGCTCGTGACTACGGCGTAAATGTCGGAACCATTCTCTGGGCAAACAACCTTACAGTTCGCTCACTTATTAAACCGGGCATGACGCTACGCATCCCACCAGTGTCTGGTGTCTTACACAAGGTAGCGAAAAACGAGACGCTTTCTAAGGTAGCGAAACTTTACGGAGTGGACGAAGAAGCGATCACGAAAGCAAATAATCTTGAGCTCAACCAACTTAGTGTGGGCGCTGAGCTTATTATCCCAGGCGGATCCCCGGTTTCTTCTGCAACACCTGTTGCTGTTAAGCAACCTGGTACATCCATCAAAGCAGATGTTCCAATCTCACGTATTGCTGGTAAAGCAGTAGACGTTTACCAAGAGATCTCCGGTAAGGATGACTCTCGTCCAAAACCAGCAGACATCGTTGAAGATGCACCAACCACCAAACTCCTTTGGCCAACACGCTTAAGACAAATCAACCAATACTATGGCTGGAATCATACCGGTCTTGATATCGAAGGTGACTATACGGATCCAATTTATGCCTCCGAAGACGGTGTTGTGACAACATCGGGCTGGAACTCGGGTGGTTACGGTATGCAAATAATCATTGAGCATCCAAATGGTTTTAAGACCCGCTATGCTCACGCCTCCAAGATCTTCGTAAAGGTTGGTCAAAAGGTGAAGCGCGGTGAGGTGATCGCGATGGTTGGTACAACAGGTCGCTCAACAGGTACTCACCTTCACTACGAGGTATACCTCAACGGCATTCGTTTAAACCCACTCAAATACACCAAGTAA
- a CDS encoding YifB family Mg chelatase-like AAA ATPase, which yields MASSILTASIIGLDARSITVEADISNGLPALTLVGLPDTAVQEARERVKSAIKHAINDFPKTRITVNLAPADVKKVGTPFDLPIALVILAEHGSIKSESLEGLLVAGELSLDGCLRPVHGALSFALLAKELGIKQLILPTENGPEAALVTDIEIRTANHLSEIIKSLKGKYTLPIAQSDTLTASPIIHPDFAAIRGQSQAKRALEIAAAGGHNILLQGPPGSGKTLLARSYPSILPRLSLEEILEVTRIHSVAGLLPKHSMVRERPFRAPHHSASDISLIGGGTVPRPGEISLAHRGVLFLDEFLEFPRDVLETLRQPLEDGTVTISRAAGAMTFPARFSLIGAMNPCPCGFATDPDRSCVCPPLSLLRYQKKLSGPLLDRIDLFLEVPKLPTHDLTDQLEAETSESIRNRVEQARHIQRQRLLETNLQTNAEMTSEQVRKRITLTKEAQLLLKHAIDRYQLSGRSYFRLLKVGQTIADLANSQEVQAEHIAEALSYRQG from the coding sequence ATGGCCTCATCAATTCTTACCGCCTCTATCATTGGGTTAGATGCGCGTTCCATAACCGTAGAAGCAGACATTTCTAACGGACTCCCAGCACTCACACTCGTTGGATTACCTGATACCGCCGTGCAAGAAGCACGCGAACGGGTAAAGTCCGCTATCAAACACGCTATTAATGATTTTCCTAAAACACGTATCACCGTCAACCTCGCTCCAGCAGATGTAAAAAAGGTTGGCACTCCTTTTGATCTCCCAATTGCCCTCGTGATACTTGCAGAGCATGGCAGTATAAAATCAGAATCACTAGAGGGACTACTCGTTGCAGGAGAGCTCTCTTTAGATGGTTGCTTGCGACCTGTCCATGGCGCACTCTCTTTTGCCTTGCTCGCAAAAGAGCTCGGCATCAAACAGCTCATCCTCCCTACAGAAAATGGACCTGAGGCTGCTTTAGTTACAGATATAGAAATTCGTACTGCAAATCATCTGAGCGAAATCATCAAATCATTAAAGGGCAAATACACATTACCTATCGCTCAAAGCGATACTCTTACCGCTTCGCCTATCATTCATCCTGACTTTGCAGCCATTCGTGGACAATCACAGGCAAAACGCGCTCTTGAGATTGCAGCCGCTGGCGGTCACAATATTTTGCTCCAAGGACCACCTGGGTCAGGTAAAACGCTTTTAGCGAGAAGTTATCCAAGTATCTTGCCTCGTTTATCATTAGAGGAGATTTTAGAAGTCACACGCATTCATTCTGTTGCCGGCCTATTACCAAAACACTCGATGGTGAGAGAACGTCCTTTTCGCGCACCTCATCATAGCGCGAGTGATATCTCGCTTATTGGTGGCGGAACCGTCCCACGTCCTGGAGAAATCTCATTAGCGCATCGTGGCGTTTTGTTTTTGGATGAATTTCTAGAGTTTCCTCGCGATGTATTAGAAACATTACGACAACCGCTCGAAGACGGAACCGTTACTATCTCACGCGCTGCGGGTGCCATGACCTTTCCGGCACGCTTTTCGTTAATCGGTGCTATGAATCCTTGCCCATGTGGATTTGCCACGGACCCTGATCGTTCATGTGTTTGTCCACCGCTTTCGTTATTACGCTATCAGAAAAAACTTTCTGGCCCACTACTCGATCGCATTGATCTCTTTTTAGAAGTACCCAAGCTTCCAACACATGACTTAACCGATCAGCTAGAAGCAGAGACAAGTGAGTCTATTCGTAATCGCGTAGAACAAGCACGACACATTCAACGGCAGCGTCTTCTAGAAACAAACCTTCAAACCAATGCCGAGATGACGAGCGAACAAGTACGCAAACGCATTACTCTTACAAAAGAAGCTCAACTACTCCTGAAGCACGCCATAGACCGCTATCAATTGTCAGGCCGGTCATATTTTCGTCTACTTAAAGTTGGGCAAACCATCGCCGACCTCGCAAATTCTCAAGAAGTGCAGGCCGAACATATTGCAGAGGCGCTGAGCTATAGGCAGGGGTAG
- a CDS encoding DUF559 domain-containing protein, with amino-acid sequence MNTFGARFEYRKDLYNKSKELRKEQTIAERVFWRSVLKTHPFNQYTWNRQKPIHQFIADFYCSKQKIVIEIDGEIHKYSTDYDNARTRYLNELGLTVLRYTNDQVLHCIEKVRADLLTYLHPESSPAPSLGKKGN; translated from the coding sequence ATGAATACCTTTGGAGCACGATTTGAATATCGAAAAGACTTGTACAACAAATCTAAAGAGCTAAGAAAAGAACAAACGATTGCAGAACGGGTCTTTTGGAGGTCTGTTTTAAAAACTCACCCTTTTAATCAATACACTTGGAATAGGCAGAAGCCGATTCATCAATTCATCGCCGATTTTTATTGTTCGAAGCAAAAGATTGTGATTGAAATTGATGGGGAAATCCACAAATACAGCACGGATTATGATAATGCCCGAACAAGATATCTCAACGAATTAGGATTAACCGTACTACGATATACAAATGATCAAGTCCTCCATTGCATTGAAAAGGTGAGAGCAGATTTACTGACATACCTTCACCCCGAATCATCCCCTGCCCCTTCTTTAGGAAAGAAGGGCAACTGA